The Aequorivita sublithincola DSM 14238 genome window below encodes:
- a CDS encoding glycosyltransferase family 2 protein: MENPVKITAIAITLNEAHNIEAYLKSLWFADEIVIVDSFSSDETVAIASKHEKVTVYQRVFDNFSVQKNFAISKAKNDWVTFFDLDEEITPELANEIIETSKNPKAIAYFVKRDFYFMGKRIKYSGLQNDYVVRFFNRNHCEYNANLVHETLEVEGKSENLKNTLPHHTYKSFDDYTAKAHRYSALQAQMLYKKGKKPNYYHFLFRPFYRFLNQFIFRLGILDGKEGFVLAYVSAFSVFKRYVNLWLLYRKID, from the coding sequence TTGGAAAACCCTGTAAAAATTACCGCAATCGCAATTACGCTCAACGAAGCGCACAATATTGAGGCCTATTTAAAGAGTCTTTGGTTTGCGGATGAAATTGTTATTGTAGATTCTTTCAGTAGTGATGAAACTGTTGCTATTGCTTCAAAACACGAGAAAGTTACAGTTTATCAGCGTGTTTTCGACAACTTTTCTGTTCAAAAAAACTTCGCCATTTCAAAAGCTAAAAATGATTGGGTTACTTTTTTTGATTTGGATGAAGAGATAACTCCCGAGCTAGCAAACGAAATAATTGAAACATCCAAAAACCCAAAAGCAATAGCTTATTTCGTAAAGCGCGATTTCTATTTTATGGGGAAACGCATTAAATACAGCGGTTTACAGAATGATTACGTAGTGCGTTTTTTCAATAGAAATCATTGCGAATACAACGCAAATTTGGTGCACGAAACTTTAGAAGTTGAAGGCAAAAGTGAAAATTTGAAAAACACTTTGCCGCACCACACCTACAAATCTTTTGACGATTACACAGCAAAAGCACACCGATATAGCGCATTGCAAGCACAAATGCTTTACAAAAAAGGAAAGAAACCGAACTACTACCATTTTCTGTTCCGACCCTTTTATAGATTTTTAAATCAGTTTATTTTTAGATTGGGAATTTTAGATGGCAAGGAAGGTTTTGTTTTGGCGTATGTAAGTGCTTTCTCGGTATTTAAAAGGTATGTGAATCTGTGGCTTTTGTATCGGAAGATTGATTAA
- a CDS encoding polysaccharide deacetylase family protein encodes MAKLPILMYHHITTEKGKGLTISVENLEKQFKHLAENGYKTFHLKEVFEMKELPKGKNIVITFDDGYVSQKDLALPLLKKYKLKATFFVPLDFLGKTDSWNTSSLEIMTLEQLKSLDSKIVELGFHSFYHEKYTELSNAEIEADTRRCVEFVFENKLNFSAALAYPYGKFPKEKAELEIFKRILQQNGIHFGLRIGNRINSFPFKKPFEIERIDVKGEFSLLKFRQKIRFGKLF; translated from the coding sequence ATGGCGAAGCTACCTATTTTAATGTATCATCACATTACCACTGAAAAAGGAAAAGGGCTGACCATTTCCGTTGAAAACCTTGAAAAGCAATTCAAACATTTAGCTGAAAACGGTTACAAAACCTTTCATTTAAAGGAAGTGTTTGAAATGAAGGAGCTGCCGAAGGGAAAAAATATAGTCATAACTTTTGATGATGGTTATGTTAGCCAGAAAGATTTGGCGCTTCCTTTGCTGAAAAAGTACAAGCTAAAAGCCACGTTCTTCGTTCCACTTGATTTTCTTGGAAAAACAGATAGTTGGAATACTTCTTCTTTGGAAATAATGACTTTGGAGCAATTAAAATCACTAGATTCAAAAATAGTGGAGCTTGGTTTTCATTCTTTTTATCATGAAAAATACACAGAGCTTTCTAATGCCGAAATAGAAGCGGACACTCGTCGATGCGTAGAATTTGTTTTTGAAAATAAATTGAATTTTTCAGCTGCTTTGGCCTATCCGTATGGTAAATTTCCAAAGGAAAAAGCGGAACTTGAAATTTTCAAAAGAATACTTCAGCAAAATGGAATTCATTTTGGTTTGCGAATTGGTAACCGAATAAACAGTTTTCCGTTTAAAAAACCTTTCGAAATAGAACGAATTGATGTGAAAGGTGAGTTTTCATTATTAAAGTTTCGGCAGAAAATCAGATTCGGGAAACTTTTCTAA
- a CDS encoding glycosyltransferase family 2 protein, which produces MPKLTVIIPTFNEEAYLEDALFSVAFADEIIVIDSFSTDNTPEIANNYATKFLQRKFDNFSNQKNSALKEATGDWVLFVDADERVTHSLEAEIKETIQNPKHGGYKINFPHFYMNRFLYHHSDDVLRLVKREVAAFSGSVHEKLQCEGSIGKLKNKMLHFTYKGLDNYISKKESYAWFQAQQQFDKDKKATWFYLLFKPSYRFFRSFILKGGFRDGVPGMTVAAVNAYGVFERYVKLMLLRKGMR; this is translated from the coding sequence ATGCCGAAATTAACCGTAATCATACCAACTTTCAACGAAGAAGCCTATCTTGAAGATGCGCTTTTTTCAGTAGCATTTGCCGATGAAATAATCGTTATTGATTCTTTCAGCACAGACAACACACCTGAAATCGCGAACAATTACGCAACAAAGTTCCTTCAACGAAAATTCGATAATTTCTCAAACCAGAAAAATTCCGCTTTAAAAGAAGCAACTGGCGATTGGGTTCTCTTTGTGGATGCAGACGAACGCGTGACACATTCTCTGGAAGCCGAAATTAAGGAAACCATCCAAAACCCAAAACACGGTGGTTATAAAATAAACTTTCCACATTTTTATATGAACCGTTTTCTCTATCATCACAGCGATGATGTTTTGCGATTAGTAAAACGGGAAGTTGCCGCATTTTCTGGCTCTGTTCACGAGAAATTGCAATGTGAGGGAAGCATAGGAAAACTAAAAAACAAAATGCTCCATTTTACCTACAAAGGTTTGGACAACTATATTTCAAAAAAAGAATCGTACGCTTGGTTTCAGGCGCAACAGCAATTTGATAAAGATAAAAAAGCAACTTGGTTTTACTTACTTTTTAAACCAAGCTACCGCTTTTTTCGCTCCTTCATTTTAAAAGGTGGTTTCCGCGATGGCGTTCCAGGAATGACCGTTGCCGCTGTAAATGCCTACGGCGTTTTTGAAAGATATGTGAAGCTAATGTTGCTTCGAAAAGGGATGAGATGA
- a CDS encoding glycosyltransferase family 2 protein, whose translation MSTYNQPEWLQKALWGFEQQLEKNFEVVIADDGSSQETKNLIDSFKENSSLNITHVWQEDHGFQKTKILNKAIIASNGEYLIFTDGDCIPRKDLVSTHLGLSRPGCFLSAGYFKLSMKISKQITKNDIETHRCFNAKWLLKHGLKKTFKINKLTSYGLKEDILNTFTPTSATWDGNNASGWRKDVLAVNGFDERMQYGGEDREMGERLMNYGIKPQQIRYSTVTLHLDHERGYVTKEMFVKNKAIRKVTKQEKLVWTEHGISKSANPESLSKQEILKN comes from the coding sequence GTGAGCACTTACAATCAGCCGGAATGGCTTCAAAAGGCACTTTGGGGTTTTGAGCAGCAGCTTGAAAAAAATTTTGAAGTTGTGATTGCCGACGACGGTTCTTCGCAAGAAACCAAAAATTTGATTGATTCCTTCAAAGAAAATTCTTCATTAAATATAACTCACGTTTGGCAGGAAGATCACGGTTTTCAGAAAACAAAAATTTTGAATAAGGCCATAATTGCTTCAAACGGGGAATACTTGATTTTTACTGATGGCGACTGTATTCCTCGAAAAGATTTGGTTTCAACACATTTGGGGCTTAGTCGTCCAGGATGTTTTCTTTCGGCTGGATATTTTAAATTGTCGATGAAAATTTCGAAGCAAATCACTAAAAACGATATTGAAACTCATCGCTGTTTCAATGCGAAATGGCTTTTGAAGCACGGCTTAAAAAAGACTTTTAAAATAAATAAACTTACTTCCTACGGTTTGAAGGAAGATATTTTAAACACTTTCACCCCAACAAGCGCCACTTGGGATGGAAATAATGCTTCTGGTTGGCGTAAAGATGTGCTTGCAGTAAACGGTTTTGACGAACGTATGCAATACGGCGGCGAAGACCGTGAAATGGGTGAGCGTTTGATGAACTACGGAATTAAGCCGCAGCAAATTAGATATAGCACCGTAACGCTTCATTTGGATCACGAACGCGGTTATGTAACTAAGGAAATGTTTGTGAAAAATAAAGCAATCCGAAAAGTGACAAAGCAGGAAAAGCTAGTTTGGACAGAACACGGGATTAGTAAATCTGCAAACCCAGAAAGTCTTTCTAAGCAAGAAATTTTAAAGAATTAG
- a CDS encoding glycosyltransferase family 9 protein — protein MKKILVIQNKRIGDVLISSVIANNIKKVFPQSEVTYFVYEYTSGVLENNPNIDRIIAVKEKELKSYTKLFQTISKIKKEDYDIIFDPYSKLQSRLICLFSGAEYRIGLKRAHKELKLPFYTHPISHLEHRSKNCGKAIEDRINMIASVFELKEPEYAPKIFLTEEEKQYNRIDSLQKPVIMLGILGSTPQKSMPYEYMVEIINYITENYHGTVLFNYAPNQKEEAQKVYEMCENKYQINLDIYEDSIRGFITLMNKCDLLVSNEGGSVHITKALDKPTFTIYSPYVNKEHWCSFEDGDHHDSIHLLEEKPDLFSSFTLEERRNIEEDPHSLYKELTPEMILSKLKPFLEHHLSKFSS, from the coding sequence ATGAAGAAAATACTCGTAATACAAAACAAAAGAATTGGCGACGTGCTCATCAGCTCCGTCATTGCCAATAATATAAAGAAGGTTTTTCCGCAAAGCGAAGTAACCTATTTTGTTTATGAATATACTTCTGGCGTTCTTGAAAACAATCCAAACATTGACCGAATTATCGCCGTAAAAGAAAAAGAACTAAAGAGTTATACCAAGCTTTTTCAGACTATTTCAAAAATAAAAAAAGAAGATTATGATATTATTTTTGATCCATATTCCAAACTACAAAGCAGGTTAATCTGTCTCTTTTCTGGTGCCGAATACAGAATCGGACTGAAACGCGCCCACAAAGAATTAAAACTTCCGTTTTACACCCATCCAATAAGTCATTTAGAACATCGCTCCAAAAATTGCGGGAAAGCAATTGAAGACAGAATCAATATGATAGCCTCGGTTTTTGAACTAAAAGAACCAGAATACGCTCCAAAAATTTTCCTAACTGAAGAAGAAAAACAATACAACCGAATTGATTCCCTCCAAAAACCAGTGATTATGCTAGGCATTTTGGGCAGCACGCCCCAAAAATCCATGCCGTATGAATATATGGTTGAAATAATCAATTATATAACCGAAAATTATCACGGTACGGTTCTATTCAACTACGCACCAAACCAAAAAGAAGAAGCGCAGAAGGTTTATGAAATGTGTGAAAACAAATACCAAATAAACCTCGACATTTACGAAGACTCTATCCGCGGATTTATAACATTAATGAACAAATGTGATCTCTTAGTTTCAAACGAAGGTGGAAGCGTTCACATCACCAAAGCACTTGACAAACCGACTTTCACGATTTATTCGCCTTATGTAAACAAAGAACATTGGTGCAGTTTTGAAGATGGAGATCACCACGATTCTATTCACTTATTAGAAGAAAAGCCTGATCTTTTCAGCAGCTTTACTTTAGAAGAAAGACGCAATATTGAAGAAGATCCTCACTCACTTTACAAAGAATTAACTCCAGAAATGATTCTTTCAAAACTGAAACCTTTTCTAGAACATCATCTTTCGAAGTTTTCTTCCTAA
- a CDS encoding lipopolysaccharide kinase InaA family protein, with amino-acid sequence MHENFVIHPNYSHLAAKLTDVLHNFSKKGEYVTKGERNVIKKVQIEETFFNIKKFKTPNAFQSLVYQFLRKSKAKRSFEYASKLIDFGIKTPFPVAYLEVFSGGLKESFYVSEHVNYDFDFRELIHNPKFENRNEILRQFTQFTFKLHENGVNFLDHSPGNTLIVDRGNDTYEFYLIDLNRMRFEPMDFNARMHNFRRLWLSKTMMKVMAQEYAELYNKSVDGTYALMLHYSREFQKKVNSKKLRRRR; translated from the coding sequence ATGCACGAGAATTTTGTAATTCATCCAAATTATTCCCACTTAGCAGCAAAGCTAACGGATGTGCTTCATAATTTTTCAAAAAAAGGGGAATATGTTACAAAAGGGGAACGCAATGTTATAAAAAAGGTACAGATTGAGGAAACTTTCTTCAATATTAAAAAATTTAAGACACCGAATGCATTTCAGTCTTTGGTGTATCAATTTCTTAGGAAAAGTAAAGCGAAACGGTCTTTTGAGTATGCTTCAAAGTTGATTGATTTTGGAATAAAAACTCCTTTCCCCGTGGCATATTTAGAAGTCTTTTCAGGTGGTTTGAAAGAAAGTTTCTATGTAAGTGAACACGTGAATTATGATTTTGATTTCCGGGAATTAATACACAATCCGAAGTTTGAAAATAGAAACGAAATCTTACGTCAGTTTACGCAATTCACTTTTAAACTTCATGAAAATGGCGTGAATTTTTTAGATCATTCTCCAGGAAATACGCTGATCGTGGATCGCGGTAACGATACCTACGAATTCTATTTAATTGATTTAAACCGAATGCGTTTTGAACCGATGGATTTTAATGCGCGGATGCACAATTTTAGAAGGTTATGGCTTTCAAAAACAATGATGAAAGTGATGGCGCAGGAATATGCCGAACTTTATAACAAATCTGTTGATGGCACTTATGCGCTGATGTTGCACTATAGTAGGGAGTTTCAGAAGAAGGTTAATAGTAAGAAGTTGCGGAGGAGGCGGTAA
- a CDS encoding AbiH family protein has product MNRIILIGNGFDLAHGLPTSYNNFLEDFWTQTVKNVQKFEGKEIYEDDFISIKNVPSVWIPGFKYNDFKRSIQGGNTSIEFKNIFLDKISEKSYIQNWVDIENEYYQLLKNCFSDTINNNYSIKELNTDFSKVKDLLGAYLLKVELDFDKNISANVFRTRNRIQEIINSIFNLRDFSESSIKHKLDIEYENYKVISKNLIEKNITHNDLSEKNSSLMTVLRYNASIEELKKFILSKDANRFFDLLPDNTLFLNFNYTFTDTLYKLPASDEKWLGKSFEYLHIHGSNRKEDNNPIIFGFGDELDEDYKSIERLDNNDYLENIKSIKYLDTDNYKKLLEFINSGNYQVFMMGHSCGISDRTLLNTIFENENCGSIKVFYHDKGEGKNNFSEIIKNISRNFNDKTLMRDRVVNKTYCEPLN; this is encoded by the coding sequence ATGAATAGAATAATACTAATTGGTAATGGTTTTGATTTAGCTCACGGTTTACCGACTTCATACAATAATTTTCTTGAAGATTTTTGGACACAAACCGTTAAGAATGTACAGAAATTTGAAGGTAAAGAAATTTATGAAGATGATTTTATTTCTATCAAAAATGTTCCCTCTGTATGGATACCCGGCTTTAAATATAATGATTTTAAAAGAAGTATTCAAGGTGGGAATACTAGTATAGAGTTTAAAAATATATTTTTAGACAAAATTTCCGAGAAAAGTTATATCCAAAACTGGGTTGATATTGAAAATGAATACTATCAATTATTAAAAAACTGTTTTAGTGATACAATTAATAATAATTATTCTATAAAAGAATTAAATACGGATTTTTCAAAAGTCAAAGATTTGTTAGGAGCTTATTTATTGAAAGTGGAACTTGATTTTGATAAAAACATTTCAGCAAATGTTTTTAGAACAAGGAATAGAATTCAGGAAATAATAAATTCGATTTTTAATTTAAGAGATTTTTCTGAAAGTTCGATAAAACATAAATTGGATATAGAATATGAAAATTATAAAGTCATCTCCAAAAATTTAATAGAAAAAAACATTACCCATAACGATTTATCAGAAAAGAATTCTTCTCTAATGACAGTCTTGAGATATAACGCATCCATTGAAGAATTGAAAAAATTTATTTTATCAAAAGATGCAAATCGGTTTTTCGATTTACTACCAGATAATACACTGTTTTTAAACTTCAATTACACTTTTACCGATACACTATATAAACTTCCAGCATCAGATGAAAAATGGCTTGGAAAATCTTTTGAATATTTGCACATTCACGGAAGTAATAGAAAAGAAGATAACAACCCTATAATTTTTGGATTTGGAGATGAGCTCGATGAAGATTACAAAAGCATTGAAAGACTAGATAACAACGACTATTTAGAAAACATTAAGTCAATAAAATATTTAGATACAGACAATTATAAAAAGCTACTTGAATTTATAAATAGTGGTAATTACCAAGTTTTTATGATGGGACATTCTTGTGGAATCTCGGACAGAACTCTTTTAAACACGATATTTGAAAACGAAAATTGTGGATCTATAAAAGTTTTCTATCACGATAAAGGAGAGGGCAAAAATAATTTTAGTGAAATAATAAAAAATATATCTCGCAATTTTAATGACAAAACCTTGATGAGAGACAGAGTTGTTAATAAAACATATTGCGAACCACTAAACTGA
- a CDS encoding 2,3,4,5-tetrahydropyridine-2,6-dicarboxylate N-succinyltransferase, whose translation MTELQQTIEKAWEDRSLLSEPETIVAIREVVNLCDEGKLRCAEPVADGWQVNEWVKKAIVLYFPIQKMKTLEAGIFEYHDKIPLKSGYEAKGIRVVPNAVARHGAYISKGVILMPSYVNIGAYVDEGTMVDTWATVGSCAQIGKNVHLSGGVGIGGVLEPLQAAPVIIEDGAFIGSRCIVVEGVRVGKEAVLGANVVLTASTKIIDVTGEKPIEVKGYVPERSVVIPGSYTKKFPAGDYQVPCALIIGVRKESTNLKTSLNDALREYGVAV comes from the coding sequence ATGACAGAACTTCAACAAACCATAGAAAAAGCTTGGGAAGACCGTTCCCTTCTTTCCGAACCAGAAACCATCGTCGCCATACGCGAAGTAGTAAACCTTTGTGATGAGGGCAAACTGCGCTGCGCAGAGCCTGTTGCAGACGGTTGGCAAGTAAACGAATGGGTTAAAAAAGCAATCGTGCTCTACTTCCCTATTCAAAAAATGAAGACTTTGGAAGCTGGTATTTTTGAGTATCACGATAAAATTCCGCTAAAATCTGGTTATGAAGCTAAAGGAATTCGCGTAGTTCCGAACGCTGTTGCACGTCATGGTGCCTACATTTCTAAAGGTGTAATCTTAATGCCAAGCTACGTAAACATTGGCGCTTATGTAGATGAAGGTACTATGGTAGATACTTGGGCCACTGTGGGTAGTTGCGCACAGATTGGTAAAAACGTACACCTGAGTGGTGGCGTAGGTATTGGCGGCGTTTTGGAACCGCTACAAGCCGCACCCGTTATTATTGAAGATGGCGCTTTTATAGGTTCGCGCTGTATAGTTGTTGAAGGCGTTCGCGTAGGTAAAGAAGCTGTTTTGGGTGCTAACGTGGTCCTTACTGCTTCCACAAAAATTATTGATGTTACTGGTGAAAAACCTATAGAAGTAAAAGGATATGTTCCCGAACGTTCCGTTGTTATACCTGGAAGCTATACCAAAAAATTTCCTGCTGGCGATTACCAAGTGCCGTGTGCGTTGATTATTGGGGTGCGGAAGGAGAGTACTAATTTAAAGACTTCTTTGAATGATGCGCTTCGGGAGTATGGGGTTGCGGTTTAA
- the ruvX gene encoding Holliday junction resolvase RuvX, producing MGRILALDYGSKRTGIAITDELKLIASGLTTVSTSELMDFLKKYIASEKVELVLVGEPKQKDGTHSSIEEEIQKFLKKFFNIFPNLEVKRVDERYTSKMAFQTMIDSGLKKKQRQNKALVDEISATIILQEYLYNK from the coding sequence ATGGGACGGATTTTAGCATTGGATTACGGAAGCAAGCGAACAGGTATCGCTATTACGGACGAATTGAAGTTAATAGCTTCTGGTCTTACAACGGTTTCTACTTCTGAATTGATGGATTTTTTGAAGAAATATATCGCGTCAGAAAAAGTAGAATTAGTTTTAGTAGGTGAACCAAAGCAAAAAGATGGAACCCATTCCAGTATTGAAGAAGAAATTCAGAAGTTTTTGAAGAAATTTTTCAACATTTTTCCAAACTTAGAAGTGAAACGCGTTGATGAGCGTTACACCAGTAAAATGGCGTTCCAAACGATGATTGACAGCGGATTGAAAAAGAAGCAACGACAGAATAAAGCATTGGTTGACGAAATTAGTGCGACGATAATTCTTCAGGAATATCTTTATAATAAATAG
- the def gene encoding peptide deformylase, whose amino-acid sequence MILPIIAYGDPVLRKETEIITKDHPNLEAVLENMFETMYEARGIGLAAPQVNLPIRLFIVDATPFEDDEDLSEEEQKFLSTFKKVFINARIVKESGDEWAFNEGCLSIPDVREDVFRQPDIVIEYEDENFKKHKETFSGIVARIIQHEYDHIEGILFTDKLSSLKKRLIKSKLTNISKGNISTDYRMKFPNAKKKR is encoded by the coding sequence ATGATTTTACCAATAATAGCCTACGGCGACCCAGTTTTACGAAAGGAAACCGAAATAATAACCAAAGACCATCCAAACTTGGAGGCTGTGCTTGAAAATATGTTCGAAACGATGTATGAAGCACGCGGTATTGGTCTTGCGGCACCTCAGGTAAATTTACCCATCCGTCTGTTTATAGTGGATGCCACGCCGTTTGAGGATGATGAAGATCTTTCAGAAGAAGAACAAAAGTTTCTTTCCACCTTCAAAAAGGTATTTATCAACGCTCGAATTGTTAAGGAATCTGGCGATGAATGGGCATTTAATGAGGGATGTTTAAGCATTCCAGATGTGCGTGAGGATGTTTTCCGTCAGCCAGATATAGTTATTGAATATGAAGATGAAAATTTCAAAAAACACAAAGAAACATTCAGCGGGATAGTAGCGCGAATTATTCAACATGAATATGATCATATTGAAGGTATTCTCTTTACTGACAAGCTTTCGTCGTTAAAGAAAAGATTGATAAAAAGTAAGTTGACGAACATTTCAAAAGGGAATATTAGTACGGATTACCGCATGAAATTTCCAAATGCAAAAAAGAAACGTTAA
- a CDS encoding DUF5606 domain-containing protein has translation MSLEKVLSIAGKPGLYKLKSQTRAGFLAESLLDGKTINVGGRQNVSLLSEIAIYTLTEEVPLRKVFEKISKKEDGKEAISHKVAKEELEEYFFSVMPDYDEDRVYASDIKKVVQWYNLLVKNGLTDFSEAKKEDIEEDKEAITTKSTKVTSPKAAAPKSNTPKASSSKKGGATKSAASRKT, from the coding sequence ATGAGCTTAGAAAAAGTGCTTTCCATTGCCGGTAAACCCGGTTTGTACAAACTGAAATCCCAAACCCGCGCAGGTTTTCTTGCGGAATCATTACTAGACGGGAAAACCATTAATGTAGGTGGTCGCCAGAACGTGAGTTTACTTTCTGAAATCGCTATCTATACGCTTACTGAAGAAGTGCCGTTGCGTAAAGTATTCGAAAAAATTTCTAAAAAAGAAGATGGAAAAGAGGCAATTAGCCACAAGGTAGCTAAGGAAGAGTTGGAAGAATATTTCTTCTCCGTTATGCCAGATTATGATGAAGACAGAGTTTACGCTAGTGACATCAAAAAAGTTGTGCAGTGGTATAATTTGCTCGTAAAAAACGGACTTACTGATTTTTCTGAAGCAAAAAAAGAAGACATTGAAGAGGATAAAGAAGCGATAACTACAAAATCGACTAAAGTTACTTCTCCAAAAGCAGCAGCTCCAAAGTCCAATACGCCAAAAGCTTCCTCTAGTAAAAAAGGAGGTGCTACTAAGAGTGCAGCTTCTCGTAAAACCTAA
- the mazG gene encoding nucleoside triphosphate pyrophosphohydrolase codes for MNSRKDQLQAFDRLLTIMDELRAQCPWDQKQTMQTLRHLTIEETYELGDAILENDLDEVKKELGDVLLHIVFYAKIGSETSDFDIADVCNEISEKLIFRHPHIYGDVEVADEEEVKRNWENLKLKEGKKSVLEGVPKSLPALVKASRIQEKVAGVGFDWEEPQQVFEKLQEELGELQHEINENNLEKIEAEFGDVLFSMINYARFLKVNPENALERTNKKFIKRFQYLEGKAKEIDKSLKDMTLEEMDIFWNEAKTSIG; via the coding sequence ATGAACTCCCGAAAAGATCAACTTCAAGCCTTCGATAGATTATTAACCATTATGGATGAACTGCGTGCACAATGCCCGTGGGACCAAAAGCAAACGATGCAAACGCTGCGTCATTTAACTATTGAAGAGACTTACGAGTTGGGCGATGCAATCTTAGAAAATGATCTAGATGAAGTAAAGAAAGAATTAGGAGATGTTTTGCTACATATCGTTTTTTATGCGAAAATAGGCAGCGAAACCAGCGATTTTGACATTGCTGATGTTTGTAACGAGATTTCGGAAAAACTAATTTTCAGACATCCACATATTTATGGCGACGTAGAAGTTGCGGACGAAGAAGAAGTGAAAAGAAATTGGGAAAATTTAAAGCTGAAAGAAGGCAAAAAAAGTGTTTTGGAAGGTGTTCCAAAATCGTTGCCGGCATTGGTGAAAGCCAGTAGAATTCAGGAGAAAGTTGCTGGCGTTGGGTTTGACTGGGAAGAGCCACAGCAAGTTTTTGAAAAATTGCAAGAAGAACTTGGCGAGCTGCAACACGAAATAAACGAAAACAATCTAGAAAAAATTGAAGCCGAATTTGGCGATGTGCTTTTCTCAATGATAAACTACGCTCGCTTCCTAAAAGTGAATCCAGAAAATGCGCTAGAGCGCACCAATAAAAAATTCATAAAACGCTTTCAATATTTGGAAGGCAAAGCCAAGGAAATAGATAAATCTTTAAAAGATATGACTTTGGAAGAGATGGACATTTTTTGGAACGAAGCTAAAACTTCAATCGGATAA